One window of the Macaca thibetana thibetana isolate TM-01 chromosome 13, ASM2454274v1, whole genome shotgun sequence genome contains the following:
- the LOC126934106 gene encoding uncharacterized protein LOC126934106: protein MFNFLGNHHIIFHSGCIPLYIPTGNAHRFQFLHILPSVAEVLNLFVIVYPQRLGQCLAHCRCLISICWMNEWEALASEQLYLGTLLPEGGTQSVSVLPTRGPKTFPFQSLFSSETTIYLLFIYLLKQGFTAWEAEAGESLEPGRRRLQ, encoded by the exons atgtttaacttcttGGGGAACCACCATAtcattttccacagtggctgtataCCACTTTACATACCCACTGGCAATGCACacaggttccagtttctccacattctccccAGTGTGGCAGAAGTTTTAAATCTCTTCGTCATAGTGTACCCCCAGAGACtagggcagtgcctggcacattgtaggtgctTGATaagtatttgttggatgaatgaatgggagGCCTTGGCCTCAGAGCAGCTGTACCTGGGAACTCTGCTACCTGAAGGTGGCACCCAGTCAGTAAGTGTCCTACCTACACGGGGTCCCAAGACCTTCCCATTCCAGTCCCTGTTCAGCTCTGAGACAaccatttatttgttatttatttatttattgaaacagggtttca ctgcttgggaggctgaggcaggagaatcacttgaacctgggaggcggaggttgcagtga